The proteins below are encoded in one region of Neoasaia chiangmaiensis:
- a CDS encoding 3-deoxy-manno-octulosonate cytidylyltransferase, producing MNTIVLIPSRLGSTRLPNKALAEIGGQPMIVRVVRQALAADIGPVVVATADEAIATAVRPLGVKAILTDPLLPSGSDRVHAALEIIDPEESFDRVVNLQGDLPLFAPNDLQRVVSTLDDTPFDVGTLVAPIENERETVANSIVKVACAFPADIRVARALYFSRAPIPWGAGPLWHHVGVYAWRRAALRRFVALSPSPLEQRESLEQLRVLEAGMSIGCAAIEQAPLGVDTPDDLARVRAHFV from the coding sequence ATGAACACGATCGTCCTTATTCCGTCGCGGCTTGGTTCGACACGTTTGCCGAACAAGGCATTGGCCGAGATCGGCGGTCAGCCGATGATCGTGCGCGTGGTGCGTCAGGCCCTGGCGGCGGATATCGGTCCGGTCGTCGTTGCAACGGCGGATGAAGCGATCGCGACGGCGGTCAGGCCGCTAGGGGTGAAAGCGATTTTGACCGATCCCCTGTTGCCGAGCGGTTCGGACCGCGTGCACGCGGCTTTGGAAATCATCGATCCTGAGGAAAGCTTCGACAGGGTCGTCAACCTGCAGGGCGATCTGCCGCTTTTTGCGCCGAATGATCTGCAACGCGTGGTATCAACACTGGACGATACGCCGTTTGACGTCGGCACGCTCGTGGCGCCGATCGAGAACGAGCGTGAGACGGTGGCGAATTCCATCGTCAAGGTGGCCTGCGCCTTTCCCGCCGATATCCGGGTTGCACGCGCGCTGTATTTCTCCCGGGCGCCAATCCCTTGGGGTGCTGGTCCTTTGTGGCATCACGTCGGTGTCTATGCGTGGCGTCGTGCGGCCCTCCGTCGATTCGTGGCGTTGTCGCCGTCCCCCTTGGAGCAGCGGGAGTCCCTTGAACAACTCAGAGTGCTGGAGGCGGGTATGAGTATTGGCTGTGCAGCGATCGAACAGGCTCCCCTTGGCGTCGACACGCCTGACGACCTTGCGCGTGTTCGCGCACATTTCGTCTGA
- a CDS encoding inositol monophosphatase family protein produces MTVILPAHALETARLCAAAARAATLPHFRARTAVEDKSDDSPVTVADQGAERAMRAIIAQHHPDHDILGEEYGGTSTNRRHWTWVIDPIDGTRAFITGRPSFTTLIALLYDGRPVLGLIDQPVTGERWIGIEGQRTTFEARTMPGEIGTRPCRALDRAELSCTSPDMLVPPFDDRFASLKRTVRRTSWGGDAYGYGLLALGQIDLVAECTMKPWDWAALVPVVTGAGGSMTDWAGAPLSLDGDGTVLACGDPAMHADAIAALSPRATIR; encoded by the coding sequence ATGACCGTCATCCTGCCCGCCCATGCCCTGGAAACCGCCAGACTTTGCGCCGCGGCAGCCCGCGCGGCGACGCTGCCCCATTTTCGGGCCAGAACGGCCGTTGAAGACAAGTCCGATGATAGCCCGGTCACGGTCGCGGATCAGGGCGCGGAACGCGCCATGCGTGCCATCATCGCGCAGCATCATCCCGATCACGATATCCTCGGCGAGGAATACGGTGGCACTTCGACAAACCGCCGGCACTGGACCTGGGTGATCGATCCCATCGACGGCACACGCGCCTTCATCACGGGACGGCCAAGTTTCACGACATTGATTGCGCTTCTATATGATGGGCGTCCGGTATTAGGGCTGATCGACCAGCCTGTGACGGGCGAACGATGGATCGGCATCGAGGGCCAGCGCACCACGTTCGAGGCGCGGACAATGCCGGGGGAAATCGGCACGCGACCATGCCGCGCCCTGGACCGGGCCGAACTCTCCTGCACGTCTCCCGACATGCTGGTGCCCCCATTCGATGATCGCTTTGCATCGCTGAAGCGCACCGTCAGGCGCACCAGCTGGGGCGGCGATGCCTATGGCTACGGTCTTCTGGCGCTCGGTCAGATCGATCTGGTGGCCGAATGCACGATGAAGCCATGGGACTGGGCGGCGCTGGTGCCGGTCGTCACGGGTGCCGGCGGCAGCATGACGGACTGGGCGGGCGCGCCGCTCTCACTCGACGGCGACGGCACGGTGCTCGCCTGCGGAGACCCTGCCATGCACGCCGACGCCATAGCGGCGCTTTCCCCACGCGCCACGATCCGCTAG
- the serA gene encoding phosphoglycerate dehydrogenase, with translation MDATFSLPKDKIRILLLEGIHESAVAHLNSQGYHEVTRLKTALDGDALRDALRGVHMVGIRSRTQLTSEMIEAADRLMAIGCFCIGTNQVDLDAARMAGIPVFNAPFSNTRSVAELVMGEIVMLLRRIPSRSEECHQGGWDKSAVNSWEVRGKTLGIVGYGSIGSQLSVLAEAFGMSVIYYDVQDKLPHGNAKPVESLEALLAQSDIVSLHVPQTEQTRSLIGEKEIRAMKPGSILLNNARGTVVDIDALAAALKDNHLMGAAIDVFPVEPKGAGDRFESPLQGLPNVLLTPHIGGSTMEAQERIGVEVARRLVEYSDVGSTVGAVNFPMVQLPERPRGTRFMHVHHNRPGILRQINELFAQEGCNITGQFLQTDGDLGYVVVETDAGPDLALDQRLLESLRHLDGTLRARLLYQRS, from the coding sequence ATGGACGCAACATTTTCCCTGCCCAAGGACAAGATCCGGATTCTTCTTCTGGAAGGCATCCATGAGAGCGCGGTTGCTCATCTCAACAGTCAGGGGTACCACGAGGTAACCCGCCTGAAGACAGCGCTGGACGGCGATGCCCTGCGGGATGCACTTCGTGGCGTGCACATGGTCGGCATCCGTTCCCGCACGCAGCTGACGTCCGAAATGATCGAAGCCGCCGACCGACTGATGGCGATCGGCTGCTTCTGCATTGGCACCAACCAGGTTGATCTCGACGCCGCAAGAATGGCCGGAATTCCCGTGTTCAACGCTCCTTTCAGCAACACTCGCTCCGTCGCCGAACTGGTGATGGGCGAAATCGTCATGTTGCTGCGCCGCATTCCGTCGCGCTCCGAAGAATGCCATCAGGGCGGCTGGGATAAATCGGCTGTCAATTCATGGGAGGTGCGAGGCAAGACGTTGGGCATCGTCGGCTACGGCTCGATCGGCTCACAACTTTCCGTCCTGGCCGAAGCGTTCGGCATGAGCGTGATCTATTACGATGTTCAGGACAAACTGCCGCACGGCAACGCAAAGCCCGTTGAAAGTCTGGAGGCTTTGCTGGCCCAGTCCGACATCGTCAGTCTCCACGTTCCCCAGACCGAGCAGACACGCAGCTTGATCGGGGAGAAGGAAATTCGGGCCATGAAGCCGGGCTCCATTCTCCTGAATAACGCCCGCGGCACTGTTGTCGATATCGACGCTCTCGCCGCGGCCCTGAAGGATAATCATCTGATGGGCGCTGCCATCGATGTGTTTCCGGTCGAGCCCAAAGGCGCGGGCGATCGTTTCGAAAGCCCGCTGCAAGGCCTGCCGAACGTTCTGCTGACGCCGCATATCGGCGGCTCCACGATGGAAGCGCAGGAGCGTATCGGCGTCGAGGTCGCACGTCGCCTCGTGGAATATTCCGACGTCGGCTCGACGGTCGGCGCCGTGAATTTTCCGATGGTCCAGTTGCCTGAACGCCCACGCGGCACGCGCTTCATGCACGTGCACCACAATCGCCCCGGCATCCTGCGACAGATCAACGAACTGTTCGCGCAGGAAGGGTGCAACATCACCGGACAATTCCTCCAGACGGACGGCGATCTCGGCTATGTCGTCGTCGAAACCGATGCCGGACCGGACCTCGCGCTGGATCAACGCCTGCTGGAAAGCCTCCGTCATCTCGATGGTACCTTGCGCGCACGTCTGCTGTATCAACGAAGCTAG
- a CDS encoding YifB family Mg chelatase-like AAA ATPase, giving the protein MSNAAPAPVAPAVARIQSFAFVGIDAVPVTVEVQIASGLPAFLVVGLADKAVGEARERVRAALTALGLALPPKRILINLVPADLLKEGAHFDLPIALALLVGMGVIPHESAYAYAAVGELSLDGRINPVAGVLSAALGAVESDLGLICPAAQGAEARWAGSDLDILAPRDLQALITHFQGHQVLDPIPDPKRITLPPLPDLADIRGMPVGRRALEIAAAGGHSLLMCGPPGAGKSMLAARLPSILPDLTHEQKLESSRIHSVGGQLPGGMLVSRPPFREPHHSATLAALVGGGGKSRPGEVSLAHHGVLFLDEFPEFSRACLEALRQPIETGRMTVARASQTVTYPARFQLIAAMNPCRCGYLGDPERQCRKAPRCGEDYAGKISGPMMDRIDLNVTVQPVSPLEISRSARGEDSATVRMRVAAARERQIVRQNCCNAEADATAFVMTDAARETVEHAAEKLRLSARGLTRLLRVARTIADLDESEALEHRHVAEALGFRRR; this is encoded by the coding sequence ATGTCGAATGCCGCCCCTGCTCCCGTCGCTCCCGCCGTTGCTCGCATCCAGAGCTTTGCCTTCGTCGGAATCGACGCGGTGCCGGTTACGGTGGAAGTGCAGATTGCCAGCGGACTGCCGGCGTTTTTAGTAGTGGGCCTCGCTGACAAGGCCGTCGGCGAAGCGCGGGAACGGGTTCGTGCCGCCTTGACGGCGCTCGGACTGGCCCTGCCGCCGAAGCGCATCCTGATTAATCTGGTTCCAGCCGACCTGCTCAAGGAAGGCGCCCATTTCGATCTGCCGATCGCTCTCGCCCTGCTGGTCGGCATGGGCGTCATCCCGCACGAAAGCGCCTATGCCTACGCCGCCGTCGGCGAACTGTCGCTCGACGGACGAATCAACCCGGTCGCCGGCGTCCTGTCTGCGGCATTGGGCGCCGTGGAGAGCGACCTGGGCCTGATCTGTCCTGCTGCACAGGGTGCGGAAGCGCGATGGGCCGGCAGCGATCTCGATATATTGGCCCCGAGGGATTTGCAGGCGTTGATCACGCATTTCCAGGGCCATCAGGTTCTCGATCCGATACCGGATCCCAAGCGTATTACCCTTCCGCCCTTACCGGACCTCGCCGATATTCGCGGCATGCCCGTTGGACGACGCGCGCTGGAAATCGCAGCGGCTGGCGGTCATTCGTTGCTGATGTGCGGCCCGCCGGGAGCCGGGAAGTCGATGCTCGCAGCCCGCCTGCCGTCGATCCTTCCCGATTTGACGCATGAGCAGAAGCTGGAAAGCAGTCGCATCCATAGTGTCGGCGGTCAATTGCCCGGCGGCATGCTTGTCTCCCGGCCGCCATTTCGTGAGCCGCATCATTCCGCCACACTTGCCGCCCTCGTCGGCGGGGGCGGAAAGTCACGTCCGGGCGAAGTCAGTCTGGCCCATCATGGTGTTCTCTTCCTGGACGAATTTCCGGAGTTTTCCCGCGCCTGCCTCGAGGCGCTTCGCCAACCGATCGAGACCGGTCGTATGACCGTGGCGCGCGCCAGCCAGACGGTCACGTATCCAGCACGCTTTCAACTGATTGCGGCCATGAATCCGTGTCGGTGCGGCTATCTGGGGGATCCGGAACGACAATGTCGCAAGGCACCGCGTTGCGGCGAAGATTACGCCGGCAAGATATCAGGGCCGATGATGGACCGGATTGACCTGAACGTGACCGTCCAGCCTGTTTCCCCTCTTGAAATCAGCCGCTCCGCCCGGGGTGAAGACAGCGCGACCGTCCGCATGCGCGTCGCAGCGGCGCGCGAGCGCCAGATCGTGCGGCAGAACTGCTGCAACGCCGAAGCGGACGCCACCGCCTTTGTCATGACGGATGCCGCTCGCGAAACTGTCGAGCATGCAGCGGAAAAATTGCGACTATCGGCTCGCGGCCTGACGCGCCTGTTGCGCGTCGCCCGCACGATCGCCGACCTCGACGAAAGCGAGGCGCTGGAACATCGTCATGTCGCGGAAGCACTTGGATTTCGGCGACGATAG